In Paracoccus aminophilus JCM 7686, a single window of DNA contains:
- a CDS encoding type I polyketide synthase has translation MSAQDLRPIVEQQLALSRRLKAHIQQLEDKASAPLAVVGLGLRLPGGITTPEAYWDLLTSDRDVISEIPDNRPGLRGVYDPRRETPGKSYVNRAGFLADVDRFDARFFGMSKREAEALDPQQRLLLETAWEAMERAGIAVRRSDRLPVGVFVGIMASEYGERRSGQADKTAIDPYFGTGGGHCFAAGRVSYAMGFSGPALSVDTACSSSLVALHLAAQSLRREECRYALVGGANLLFSGDLMVSLCQSGALAPDGRSKTFTAHADGYGRGEGVACLALMRLADAQAEGRPVLAVLRGTATNHDGASSGLTVPNGRAQRDVIAAALQDARVAPAEIGYVEAHGTGTSLGDPIEVNALDAVLGNGAGPRPARLALGNVKSRIGHLEAAAGIAGVIKLVMCLHKGLIPAALRQSDGALSAAIPWASTQIEVSRQTAPWPEAYARRCAGISAFGLSGTNAHAIFEAPPKQDLPAAAEIGATETGAELVVVSARDPAELTQQARQVAARLRVLGQAGLASLAHTTRSGRALLACRVAVVGHSAEAIASALEAAKHVPTEAAPTRFRLTVGPETPALVALLGALVASFPALALHADEADPAARLHQALARLIPRLRLHRGDAPGVSLQWGDTSVALEAEGLRDQLLEALAALFQSGADLRFDALRPQGVLLDGGLGTYPFAADRYWIDEPRFATQTATEAARHAGDRPLDAGADEITDFVHAELVSLLRAEDPLDLDDTFLAAGGDSFIAMLLKKAVEQKLQVEVPPEIVDATIPLSEMFARISQHVRAAPVLEAAE, from the coding sequence ATGAGCGCCCAAGATCTGCGACCCATCGTTGAACAGCAACTTGCCTTGTCCCGTCGCCTCAAGGCCCATATCCAGCAGCTGGAGGACAAAGCCAGCGCGCCGCTTGCGGTGGTCGGCCTCGGATTGCGCCTGCCCGGCGGGATCACCACCCCCGAGGCCTATTGGGATCTGCTGACCAGCGACCGCGATGTGATCTCCGAGATCCCGGACAACCGTCCCGGTCTGCGCGGGGTCTATGACCCGCGCCGCGAGACGCCCGGCAAATCCTATGTCAATCGCGCGGGCTTTCTGGCCGATGTCGATCGCTTCGATGCCCGCTTCTTCGGGATGTCGAAACGCGAGGCCGAGGCCTTGGATCCCCAGCAGCGCCTGCTTCTCGAAACCGCATGGGAGGCGATGGAGCGCGCGGGCATTGCCGTTCGGCGCAGTGACCGCCTGCCGGTCGGGGTCTTCGTCGGGATCATGGCCTCGGAATATGGCGAGCGCCGCTCGGGGCAGGCCGATAAGACGGCGATTGACCCCTATTTCGGGACCGGCGGCGGGCATTGCTTTGCCGCGGGGCGGGTGTCCTATGCCATGGGCTTCTCGGGCCCGGCGCTGAGCGTAGATACTGCCTGCTCGTCGTCGCTGGTCGCGCTGCATCTCGCGGCCCAGAGCCTGCGGCGCGAGGAATGCCGCTATGCGCTGGTCGGCGGGGCGAACCTGCTCTTTTCGGGCGATCTGATGGTGTCGCTCTGCCAGTCGGGGGCGCTGGCCCCGGACGGTCGCTCGAAGACCTTCACCGCCCATGCCGATGGCTATGGCCGGGGCGAGGGGGTCGCTTGTCTGGCGCTGATGCGGTTGGCGGACGCTCAGGCCGAGGGTCGCCCGGTGCTGGCGGTGCTGCGCGGCACCGCGACCAACCACGACGGGGCCTCCTCTGGTCTGACGGTGCCGAACGGGCGCGCACAGCGCGACGTGATCGCGGCGGCCTTGCAGGACGCGCGCGTGGCCCCCGCCGAGATCGGCTATGTCGAGGCCCATGGCACCGGCACCTCTCTGGGCGATCCGATCGAGGTCAATGCGCTGGATGCCGTGCTCGGCAATGGGGCCGGGCCGCGGCCCGCCCGGCTGGCGCTTGGCAATGTGAAATCGCGGATCGGCCATCTTGAGGCTGCGGCGGGCATTGCCGGTGTCATCAAGCTAGTGATGTGCCTGCACAAAGGCCTGATCCCGGCGGCATTGCGTCAGAGCGACGGCGCCCTTTCCGCCGCGATCCCCTGGGCCTCGACCCAGATCGAGGTCTCGCGTCAGACCGCGCCTTGGCCCGAGGCCTATGCCCGCCGCTGCGCAGGGATCTCGGCCTTCGGGCTGAGCGGCACGAATGCCCATGCGATCTTTGAAGCGCCGCCCAAGCAGGATCTGCCCGCTGCCGCAGAGATTGGTGCCACAGAGACTGGCGCCGAGCTGGTCGTGGTCTCGGCCCGCGATCCCGCTGAGCTGACGCAGCAGGCCCGTCAGGTCGCCGCGCGGCTGCGGGTGCTGGGACAAGCGGGGCTTGCAAGCCTCGCCCATACGACGCGCAGCGGCCGTGCGCTGCTTGCCTGCCGCGTCGCGGTGGTGGGCCACTCTGCCGAGGCGATCGCTTCGGCGCTGGAAGCCGCCAAGCATGTCCCGACCGAGGCGGCGCCCACGCGGTTTCGTCTGACGGTCGGGCCAGAGACGCCCGCGCTGGTGGCCCTGCTTGGCGCCCTCGTCGCGAGCTTCCCGGCATTGGCGCTCCATGCCGATGAGGCGGATCCGGCGGCCCGGCTTCATCAGGCGCTGGCGCGGCTCATCCCGCGTCTGCGCCTGCATCGCGGCGACGCCCCGGGCGTGAGCCTGCAATGGGGGGACACCTCGGTCGCGCTCGAGGCCGAGGGGCTGCGGGATCAGTTGCTTGAGGCACTGGCCGCGCTCTTCCAATCGGGGGCGGATCTGCGGTTCGACGCTTTGCGGCCCCAAGGCGTGCTGCTCGACGGCGGACTTGGCACCTATCCTTTTGCCGCCGACCGCTACTGGATCGACGAGCCGCGATTTGCCACGCAAACCGCGACCGAGGCCGCGCGGCACGCGGGCGACAGGCCGCTTGATGCGGGCGCGGATGAGATCACCGATTTCGTCCATGCCGAGCTGGTCTCGTTGCTTCGGGCAGAGGATCCGCTTGATCTCGATGACACGTTCCTTGCGGCGGGCGGCGATAGTTTCATCGCGATGCTGCTGAAAAAGGCGGTCGAGCAGAAGCTTCAGGTCGAGGTGCCGCCAGAGATCGTCGATGCGACCATCCCCCTCTCGGAGATGTTCGCGCGCATCAGCCAGCACGTCCGCGCGGCTCCGGTTCTGGAGGCGGCAGAATGA
- a CDS encoding thioesterase II family protein — translation MTAWLRPRPVENPRLRLVMFHHAGGSGSTFFNIVKQMGEDVDVVLHELPGRGRRYAQAPIDQMSEMVAQVARDLGELTGELPLALFGHSLGAIVASELARKLTRDGTPPLWLGVSGRQAPTVAPRASRLHLLPDDEFLHTMLELGGTPERVLQEPEFVRMFLRLARADFTAVDSYGARPDRTILGCPIHAYAAVDDPWAPPALMENWALETGGPFHLSRFDGGHFYFTDDSCARLGRQIARDLTALGDPGFRGTALNDQPVTQSVELVD, via the coding sequence ATGACCGCCTGGCTGCGCCCCCGCCCCGTCGAAAACCCGCGTTTGCGTTTGGTGATGTTTCACCATGCGGGCGGGTCGGGAAGCACATTCTTCAACATCGTCAAGCAGATGGGAGAAGATGTGGATGTCGTCCTGCATGAGCTTCCCGGCCGAGGGCGGCGCTATGCTCAGGCGCCAATCGACCAGATGAGCGAGATGGTCGCGCAGGTTGCGCGCGATCTTGGCGAGCTGACGGGTGAGCTGCCGCTTGCGCTTTTTGGCCATAGTCTCGGGGCGATTGTCGCCTCGGAACTTGCCCGCAAGCTGACCCGCGACGGCACTCCTCCGCTGTGGCTTGGGGTGTCGGGGCGGCAAGCGCCGACAGTCGCGCCCCGCGCCTCGCGCCTGCACCTTCTGCCCGATGACGAGTTCCTGCACACGATGCTCGAGCTTGGCGGGACGCCCGAGCGCGTCCTGCAGGAGCCCGAGTTCGTTCGGATGTTCCTGCGTCTGGCGCGCGCGGATTTTACCGCCGTGGACAGCTATGGCGCCCGGCCGGACCGCACGATCCTCGGCTGTCCGATCCATGCCTATGCCGCGGTGGACGACCCTTGGGCGCCGCCCGCGCTGATGGAGAACTGGGCGCTTGAAACCGGCGGCCCCTTCCATCTGAGCCGCTTCGACGGCGGCCATTTCTACTTCACCGATGACAGTTGCGCGCGGCTTGGTCGCCAGATCGCGCGCGACCTCACTGCGCTTGGCGACCCCGGTTTTCGGGGCACGGCGCTCAACGATCAACCCGTGACACAATCCGTGGAGCTCGTAGACTGA
- a CDS encoding SRPBCC domain-containing protein encodes MARTIETSIDIDAPIPAVWQVLTDFDRFSEWSTFILAVEGDVTPGNTVKVRLNDGGGEVTMKPRILAREAPRQLIWRGMLGGSWIFSGEHRFTLSPLPGGGTRLSHSERFGGLLVPLLWKTLVRRTQPAFLAFNEALRRRCEGDAHQEAPLAVVGAR; translated from the coding sequence ATGGCCAGAACAATTGAAACCTCAATCGACATCGACGCGCCGATCCCCGCGGTCTGGCAGGTGCTGACCGACTTCGACCGCTTTTCGGAATGGAGCACCTTCATTCTTGCCGTCGAGGGCGATGTGACGCCGGGCAATACCGTGAAAGTCCGGCTCAACGACGGCGGCGGCGAGGTCACCATGAAACCGCGCATCCTTGCGCGCGAAGCACCGCGCCAGCTGATCTGGCGCGGGATGCTCGGCGGCTCGTGGATCTTCTCGGGTGAGCATCGGTTCACCTTGTCCCCGCTTCCGGGCGGCGGAACCCGTCTGTCGCATAGCGAAAGGTTCGGAGGTCTTCTGGTGCCCTTGCTGTGGAAAACCTTGGTGCGCCGCACGCAACCGGCCTTTCTCGCCTTCAACGAGGCGCTGCGGCGCCGGTGCGAGGGCGACGCACACCAGGAGGCACCGCTTGCGGTGGTTGGCGCAAGATGA
- the purL gene encoding phosphoribosylformylglycinamidine synthase subunit PurL yields the protein MTEPLITEELIAAHGLKPDEYQRILEIIGREPSFTELGIFSAMWNEHCSYKSSKKWLRTLPTTGPQVICGPGENAGVVDIGDGQAVVFKMESHNHPSYIEPHQGAATGVGGILRDVFTMGARPVAAMDALSFGRPEHPKTAHLVKGVVEGIGAYGNAFGVPNVGGEVRFHSSYDGNCLVNAFAAGLADADKIFYSAASGVGMPVVYLGAKTGRDGVGGATMASAEFDDTIEEKRPTVQVGDPFTEKCLLEACLELMQTDSVISIQDMGAAGLTCSAVEMGDKGGLGIKLVLDNVPQRETNMTAYEMMLSESQERMLMVLKPEKEAEARAIFEKWDLDFAIVGETIAEDRFLIQHGNTIMADLPLSKLSSSAPEYDRPWVETPAAGALPALPAITPIDALKALIGSPSYAHKAWVWEQYDTQVGADTIRRPGIGAGVVRVHGTEKALAFTSDVTPRYVKANPFEGGKQAVAEAWRNLVAAGATPLAATDNLNFGNPEKPEIMGQLVGAIKGIGEACLALDFPIVSGNVSLYNETDGKGILPTPTIGGVGLIANLDQIIAGLPAAGDVAVVIGATHGHLGQSAFAAEAFGIEAGDAPHVDLTAERKNGEFILAHRALFSAVADLSDGGLALGAFEMAEAAGFGVALDSAEIAALYGEDQARYLVTAPADKAEAILEAAKAAGVPAAKVGTFGGANVSFGTDSAALAGLSQLYRSAFAEKIGIDRA from the coding sequence ATGACCGAACCACTGATCACCGAGGAACTGATCGCCGCGCATGGCCTCAAGCCCGATGAATATCAGCGCATCCTCGAGATCATCGGCCGCGAGCCGAGCTTCACCGAGCTTGGCATCTTCTCGGCCATGTGGAACGAGCATTGCTCGTATAAATCCTCGAAGAAATGGCTGCGCACCTTGCCCACCACCGGCCCGCAAGTGATCTGCGGCCCCGGCGAGAATGCGGGTGTGGTCGATATCGGCGATGGTCAGGCCGTGGTCTTCAAGATGGAAAGCCACAACCACCCCTCCTACATCGAGCCGCATCAGGGCGCCGCAACCGGCGTTGGCGGCATTCTGCGCGATGTCTTCACCATGGGTGCGCGCCCGGTCGCCGCGATGGACGCTTTGTCCTTTGGCCGCCCCGAGCACCCGAAGACCGCCCATCTCGTGAAGGGCGTGGTCGAGGGCATTGGCGCTTATGGCAATGCTTTTGGCGTGCCGAACGTCGGCGGCGAGGTCCGTTTCCATTCGAGCTATGACGGCAACTGCCTCGTGAACGCCTTTGCGGCGGGTCTCGCCGATGCCGACAAGATCTTCTATTCGGCGGCCTCGGGCGTCGGGATGCCGGTGGTTTACCTCGGCGCGAAGACCGGCCGTGACGGGGTTGGTGGCGCGACCATGGCTTCGGCTGAATTCGACGACACGATCGAGGAGAAGCGTCCGACCGTCCAAGTCGGCGACCCCTTCACCGAGAAATGCCTGCTCGAAGCCTGCCTCGAGTTGATGCAGACCGACAGCGTCATTTCCATTCAGGACATGGGCGCGGCGGGTCTGACCTGCTCGGCGGTCGAAATGGGCGACAAGGGCGGTCTCGGCATCAAGCTGGTGCTCGACAATGTGCCTCAGCGCGAAACCAATATGACCGCCTATGAGATGATGCTCTCCGAATCTCAGGAACGCATGCTCATGGTCCTCAAGCCCGAAAAAGAGGCCGAGGCCCGCGCGATCTTCGAGAAATGGGATCTCGACTTTGCCATCGTCGGCGAAACCATTGCCGAGGATCGTTTCCTGATCCAGCACGGCAACACGATCATGGCCGATCTGCCGCTCTCGAAACTGTCGTCGAGCGCGCCGGAATATGACCGCCCTTGGGTCGAGACCCCGGCGGCAGGCGCCCTGCCCGCTTTGCCCGCGATCACGCCGATTGATGCTCTCAAAGCCCTGATCGGCTCGCCCTCCTATGCCCATAAGGCTTGGGTCTGGGAGCAATATGACACCCAGGTCGGCGCCGACACGATCCGCCGTCCGGGCATCGGCGCGGGCGTCGTGCGCGTCCACGGCACCGAAAAGGCGCTCGCCTTCACCAGCGACGTGACGCCGCGTTATGTCAAGGCCAACCCCTTCGAGGGCGGCAAGCAGGCCGTCGCCGAAGCCTGGCGCAATCTGGTTGCCGCAGGCGCGACGCCCTTGGCCGCGACCGACAACCTCAACTTCGGCAATCCCGAGAAGCCCGAGATCATGGGCCAGCTCGTCGGCGCGATCAAAGGGATCGGTGAGGCCTGTCTGGCGCTCGACTTCCCGATCGTCTCGGGCAACGTCTCGCTTTACAACGAGACCGACGGCAAGGGCATCCTGCCGACCCCAACCATCGGCGGCGTTGGCCTGATCGCGAACCTCGACCAGATTATCGCGGGCCTTCCGGCTGCGGGCGATGTCGCGGTCGTGATCGGCGCGACCCATGGCCATCTCGGCCAATCGGCTTTTGCCGCCGAGGCCTTCGGGATCGAAGCGGGCGACGCGCCCCATGTCGATCTGACCGCCGAGCGCAAGAATGGCGAATTCATCCTCGCCCATCGCGCGCTTTTCTCGGCGGTTGCGGATCTTTCCGACGGTGGGCTGGCGCTTGGTGCCTTTGAAATGGCCGAGGCTGCCGGTTTCGGCGTGGCCTTGGACAGCGCCGAGATCGCCGCGCTTTATGGCGAAGATCAGGCCCGCTATCTCGTCACCGCCCCGGCAGACAAGGCCGAGGCCATTCTGGAGGCCGCCAAAGCCGCTGGCGTCCCAGCCGCCAAGGTCGGGACCTTTGGTGGCGCAAATGTCAGCTTCGGCACCGACAGCGCCGCGCTGGCAGGTCTGTCGCAGCTTTACCGCTCGGCCTTTGCCGAAAAGATCGGCATCGACCGCGCCTGA
- a CDS encoding 4'-phosphopantetheinyl transferase family protein, with translation MRSLESQLTAAPPVTRAFLEELPGKSLLGPSVSSALVRYDVGAFSEAMASALDLPLPSVLRQTAVSRKSDYTAGRYCARVAMSRFSDEAGRPYAVPPGPAEAAPHWPRGLVGSISHARGRAVSLIASASQFRSIGVDIDRVMEPEQARKIEAEICPTELHALPRVPAIRALHVTAIFSAKESLFKCLYPLVNQMFWFDAASVVISRDLSGNLLGFRATLTCDLPPFSKGWTVRGRLRCEEGYVLSAIALP, from the coding sequence ATGAGATCACTCGAAAGCCAACTCACAGCGGCCCCGCCCGTCACCCGCGCCTTCCTTGAGGAGCTGCCGGGGAAATCCCTGCTCGGCCCCTCGGTCTCATCGGCGCTGGTGCGCTATGATGTCGGCGCCTTTTCCGAGGCCATGGCCTCGGCTCTGGACCTGCCGCTTCCCAGCGTGTTGCGGCAGACGGCGGTCTCGCGCAAATCCGACTATACCGCGGGGCGTTATTGTGCCCGGGTGGCGATGTCGCGCTTTAGCGATGAGGCAGGGCGTCCCTATGCGGTGCCGCCCGGTCCCGCCGAGGCGGCGCCGCATTGGCCGCGGGGGCTGGTCGGCTCGATTTCACATGCGCGGGGCAGGGCGGTGTCACTGATCGCCTCGGCCAGCCAGTTTCGCAGCATCGGGGTCGATATCGACCGCGTCATGGAGCCGGAACAAGCCCGCAAGATCGAGGCCGAGATCTGTCCGACAGAGCTTCACGCCCTGCCACGGGTGCCCGCGATCCGCGCGCTGCATGTCACGGCAATCTTTTCGGCCAAGGAGAGTCTTTTCAAATGCCTCTATCCGCTGGTCAATCAGATGTTCTGGTTCGACGCGGCCTCGGTGGTGATTTCGCGTGATCTCTCGGGAAATTTGCTGGGATTTCGCGCGACCCTGACCTGTGACCTGCCGCCCTTCTCCAAAGGTTGGACGGTCCGCGGCCGGCTTCGCTGCGAGGAGGGCTATGTGCTGAGCGCGATTGCGCTGCCGTGA